The sequence TACCAGAATCGCCCGAACACCCAGGAAACGGGGCTCCATGGCTGCGTGCTCACGCGACGAACCTTCACCGTAGTTCTCGTCTCCTACCACAATAGAGCCAATACCAGCGGCTTTGTAAGCCCGTTGAACAGCCGGTACTTCACCATACTCACCCGTGAGTTGATTCTTCACGCTGTTGGTCTTCTCGTTATAGAAGTTAACCGCACCAATCAGCATATTATTCGAGATGTTGTCCAGATGACCACGGTATTTCAGCCAGGGACCCGCCATCGAAATATGGTCAGTCGTACACTTGCCTTTGGCTTTGATCAGCAATTTCAGGCCGGTCAGGTCGGTACCTTCCCAGGCGCTAAACGGAGCCAGCAATTGCAGACGATCGGAAGTTGGGCTAACGATGACCGAAACGCCTGAACCATCTTCTGCAGGAGCCTGATAACCGGCATCATCAACCGCATAGCCTTTGATAGGCTGCTCGATACCCTGCGGCTCGTCGAGCTTCACCTGCTCACCATCTTCATTGGTCAGCGTATCCGTCATTGGGTTAAACGTCAGGTCACCGGCGATAGCAAGAGCCGTCACAATTTCGGGCGAAGCCACGAAAGCGTGGGTGCTGGCGTTCCCATCGTTCCGCTTGGCGAAGTTCCGGTTGAACGACGTGATGATGGAGTTTTTACGGGTTGGATCATCCATATGGCGCGCCCACTGCCCAATACAGGGTCCGCAGGCATTAGCCAATACCACACCACCGATTTCTTCGAATGTAGTGAGCAATCCATCGCGTTCAGCCGTGAATCGAACCAATTCTGAACCCGGGGTTACCGTAAATTCAGCTTTGGTTTTCAGGTGCTTGGCCGTTGCCTGAGCCGCTACCGACGCTGAGCGGGTCATGTCTTCGTAGCTGGAATTGGTGCAAGAACCAATCAGACCAACTTCAAGTTTAGCAGGCCAGTTATTTTCTTTCACCGCTTTGGCGAAGTTCGATAGTGGCCAGGCCAGATCAGGAGTGAACGGACCGTTGATGTGCGGTTCGAGCGTATTGAGATCAATCTCGATGAGTTGATCGAAGTACGATGCCGGATCAGCATAGACTTCTTCATCTGAGCGAAGATTTGCTTTGACGGCATCGGCAGCTTCGGCGATGTCGGCCCGGTTGGTAGCCCGGAGGTAGTCCGCCATCTTCTCATCGTAGGCAAAGATGGAGGTAGTAGCCCCTATCTCAGCACCCATGTTACAGATCGTGCCTTTACCCGTTGCCGACAGACTTTCTGCGCCTTCGCCGAAATATTCAACAATGCAGCCCGTACCACCTTTTACGGTCAGGATACCGGCAACCCGCAGAATAACGTCTTTGGCCGATGCCCAGCCACTGAGTTTGCCGGTCAGTTTTACGCCAATGAGTTTAGGCATTTTCAATTCCCAGGCCAGGCCAGCCATAACGTCGCAGGCATCGGCACCGCCAACGCCAATGGCAATCATGCCCAGGCCACCCGCGTTGGGTGTATGCGAGTCGGTACCGATCATCATACCGCCCGGAAAGGCGTAGTTTTCAATCACCACCTGGTGAATAATACCTGCGCCCGGTTTCCAGAAGCCGATTCCATATTTGTTAGAAATAGACGACAGGAAGTCGTAAACTTCTTTGTTCTTGCTCTTGGCGATGTCCAGATCCTGAACGGCCCCTACCTCGGCCTGAATCAGGTGATCGCAGTGAACCGTTGACGGAACGGCTACCTGGGGGCGGCCAGCCTGCATAAACTGCAACAAAGCCATTTGAGCCGTTGCATCCTGCATGGCTACCCGGTCGGGTGCAAAGTCCACATAAGCCTTACCCCGCTCAAACGCCTGAGTCGGAGTTCCGGCAAAGAGGTGACTGTATAAAACCTTCTCCGACAAGGTCAGCGGTTTGCCCACTGCCTGCCGGGCTGCTTCGACGCGTTCGCCGAGGTTAGCGTAAACGCGCTGAATCATGTCTAAATCAAAAGCCATAGCAAATAGGATAACGGGGTTACTGAAAGGTATACTCTATAGAGAGAACCAATGAAATCGCAAAATGGATTCCGGTTCGCGGGTCAAAATTAGAAGATTCTGCCGCGTTTTGGAAATAATCTGACAATGAGTCGCTAGAGATCTTATGAGCAGGTAAACAGTTCGACCGTTTCCTCGGTTTGATGTATGCTTAGCAATAAACCGATTGTTTCACCATTCTACCTGTAAGTACTGCGTACTTTTTGGGTAATTCAATCTATTTTTGAACCCAGTTGTACACATAGACGCCTATTTTTATGAACAAGAAAAGTGCAATCCTGTCTGTTGCGGCCTTATTGGCCCTTGGAACGACGTTTATGTCGTGTAAAGACGAAGAGAATCCGACAACCACTGTACCCACGCCAACAACCACACGTCTGGTGGCGACGTTAAATGGGGCTGGTGAAAAACCGACGTCGACAACGTCGACGGCTACAGGCAACTTTGTTGGCGATTTGAATACAACGACGCGGGTACTTAGCTATACGCTTACTTATACTGGGCCATTTTCATCAACACTGACGGGGGGGCATTTGCACCGCATTAATAAAGCAGATGGCACTGGACCTGTCGAGATTCCGTTTTCAAGCCTTACTTCGCCAATTAGTGGTACGACGACACTGACGACCGCAACGCGGGTCGATAGTTTGCTGAACGGATTTTATTACGCCAATTTACACACGACTCTCTATCCGGCTGGTGAGATTCGCGGAGATATCAAGAAACAGTAAATAGTGCTATATTGTAATGAAAGAGGGGCAGTCTCAAGATGAGGCTGCCCCTCTTTCATTAAAGAGAAAAAAATAAAGATAACGTACAGGAAATCAATAGTTTCTTGGAATCTAATTATACCTTTAAGCACGTATATGCAAGTAAAACAACGTGTACGGGGTCAGTATCGTGATAAAGCCATTTTTTCTGAACAATTGTTGTCAACAACGTATTTTGCCATAGGTTTAAAAAGCCTTACTCGTTTATTCTGTTCGTATCAATACAAGATTTCGCTAACTCTTAACTTCTCAATTAATGAAAATGACAAAGAACTCTACCTTTCTGTTAGTGGCTGTTTTCATGGCACTAAGCGCTTTCCTGATGAATTGCAATGATCACCAGGGGTTTCCTCCCGATGCAAAAATTCGATTGGTGTCAACCTTAAGTGGAGCTGGAGAGAAACCAATTCCTGTTGCATCGGCGGGTACAGGTTCGTTTGTTGGTGTAATTGATCGTGCTACCCGCGTATTGAGCTATACGGTCACCTATTCAGGGCTAAGTCCCGTAGCGGGTCACCTCCACCGAATCAATTCGGCCAATGGCACCGGGCCAGTCGAAATTCCGTTTGCGAGCCTGACCTCCCCGATTATAGGCACAACGACACTGACAACGGCAACGCGGGTCGATAGTTTAATTAATGGATTTTACTATGCCAATCTACACACGCCTGCCTTTCCGGCGGGCGAAATTCGGGGGAATGTCCGTGTTGATGGCCCAATTAAACTAACGGCAGCTTTGAGCGGAGCTGCCGAAAAGCCCATACCGGTAGCTTCAGCAGCTACCGGTGCGTTTGTTGGCGTGGTCGATCCATCGACACGTGTATTGAGCTACACAGTCACCTATTCGGGGTTAAGTCCCGTGGCGGGGCACCTCCATCGAGTCAATGCGGCTAATGGTACCGGGCCAGTCGAAATTCCATTTTTGAGTTTGACCTCTCCAATTATAGGTACGACTACACTGACGACCGCAACGCGGGTCGATAGTTTGCTGAACGGATTTTATTACGCCAACCTACACACCGCTGTTTTTCCAGCGGGCGAAATTCGGGGTGATATTAAGTAGCAGTAGGTTTTACGGAATATGGGCCTATCGCTGAGAAGCGTGCCACGGTTATTAGCAACAACATCAGTAACCGTGGCACGCTTCTCAGCGATAGGCCTGTATGAACCATCCATTCTACATTACCCGTTATTATTTCGTCTTCCCTCCAGTATCCGGTAAAAGGAACGACTGCGGATTTCGTCTATTGTCAAGCCCGTTACCAGCGCTTCCTCTTCTGATATTGCTCCGCAGTTCATCGCTTTCAGGAAGAAATTGAGTAAGCCCTGTCCGGTGGCTGCATCATCGAAAATGTCTTTTGTCAGCGTCGAAATGGCCGCCCGCTCTACAAACGTTTTCAGCCGGAATACAGCGTCTTCGTAACTGCTCAGGAAAAAATTATACGTAGCGGCATACCGCATTGGCAACTGAGCCGGATTCAGGTCCCAACCCTGATAAAACCCATTGATCAGTGAATGCATGGTGTGGTTGTACCCAATTTTCCACGCATTATGAACGGCTGTACGATTTTCGGCCAATTGCTCGAATGTCAGGTCGTCGCCCCGGTGTGGGCCGATGGGCATCACATTGGTGGCACCATCGGACAGAAAAATACCGGTGCCGCCCAGCGCGACTTTTGTTACGTGGTGAGCAAAGTCGCAAACGGGATGATCCATTGTCTGGTATTTGGCCGTAATACCACAGGACGCTGTATAGTCGTATGTGCCAAAATGAGCGGCAATACACCGGCCTTCGCTGGCTTTGATAATGCGCATTAGTGGATTGCGACCTTCGTCGTCCATAACAATCTGCGTAGCCTCCACCATTGTTTCCATTTTCAGGGTGTTGGGGGCGAGATTGTTCTCCTTCTCTAAAATTTCAAACAAACGCACCATCGTGATTACCTGTTCGGGTATGGTCACTTTAGGGAGCATCACGACGAAATTATCGGGCAATACACCGCCGGTTTTTTCGAGCAGCGTCGACAGGAAAATATCTAACGTACGAACCCCGCGAAACTTTAAATCTTCGGTAAACGGTTTGATGCGAATGCCTATGAACGGCGACAGCGTTTTATTTTTCATGCCCTCCGCTACTTCAAGAGCGGCCTGAACGGCCGTTGCATCTTCTTCGTCGTCGGGGCGATTGCCAAAGCCATCTTCAAAGTCAATCCGAAAATCCTCCACGGCTTCTGTCTGGAGTTTCTGGACAATTTTGTTGTAAACAGAATAGGCTAGCCAGGCCGATTCTTGTCTGCGTTCGGCTTCCGACAGGCTGTCTAAACGATCGGTCAGATCGGCAATGTCTTTTCGTAAGTGTGGCAAACGGTCATACCCATCCAGTTGAAGCACATTCGCCAGTACAACGAAATTGGGTGAGTAGGTTTGCAGATTTTTCAACGCGATTTCGCCCATTCGGATGCAGGTGTCCGACTTAAACAGATTGGCTCCACCGTAGACCGTATGAACGGGCTGCCGGTCGGGTTTGTCGCCGGGATACGTTGCCTGAAACGCCAGATTGGCCGGTTTTAGGCTATCAAGTAGTCGGTTTTTGTCGCTTTCCTGAATCGATAACTTCATAATAATATGTTTTTTTCGGACATGGCGTCGTGTAGGCATAATCTTAATGGTTCACGATCAGGAACCGCGATAGGTAGAATAGCCAAACGGATTCAGTAATAAGGGAACATGGTAATGCTCGCCCGTAATGAGCTGGAACGCAATCTCGACATACGGATAAAACGTTGGTGTGTCAAGCATATCGAAATAAGCACCGGTTTCAAACCGCAGCTTATAAGTCCCGGTTGGTAAGACGGTTTCGTTAGGCAACAAATCACTGATCCGCCCGTCTGAATTGGTGATTCCGCGGGCAATTTCTGTCCATTCCCGTTGCTGCTGATACAACACTACGCTAACAGCTACCGCTGGTTTTCCTTGCGTTGTATCAAGAATATGCGTGGTTAGTTGGCTCATGATACCAGAAGTTTTTCAAGACGGATTTTGGTAATTTTATTCTGCTCCTGCATCGCAATCAGGATTTCATCTTCGGGCGAATTGGGTAGTCTGGAATTTAGAATTTCCAGCATTTCATCGGCCGATTTGCCGGTAGCGCAGACGATAAAAATATAACCGAATTTAGCTTCGTATAGCCGATTTCCTTCCGATAAATCCTCTAAAACCTGTTGTGATGCAGTTGACACTCCCGATTGCTCACCGGAAGCCCAGGCGCTTGTATTAGCAAACTTTTCCCGGAGCGAATTGATGTCGCCAATTTTCGGATGATGGTCAAATGCTTCCCGCCAGTCGCTTTCGTTCAGGGAAAACCAGCTGATTTCAGCCTGTTCGAACAGGCTGTCTTTGCTCTCGACCGGAAAGATTCTGGCCATTTCGTTCACCCAGACCATTGATCCACAACACGTAACCAGGGCTTCTTTTAACTGGTTAACCGGCAACTGATTTAATTCGGGCAGGCTCATACAGTTGTGGGAAAACGGTTTACGTTCTTGTAATAAATATAGACGGCGGGTTCTTTTCCCATCGCCGTGAACCACTGCTGACAATAGGGAGCCATCCAGATCGAATCGCCTTTTTTGATAGGATACCAGTTCTGATCGAGCATATACACGCCCTGCCCCTGCAGGTAAATAAGGCCGTGTTCCATGATGTGCGTTTCGACCAGGGGTAAATGACCACCCGAATCGTAGGTGAAAATATTGACTGCCATATCGAACGATAGCTCATCGGGGAGTAACACTTGCAAACGCAGAGCTGGATCGCCCAGGTAGGCCGGAGCCGCTACGGTGGCAGCGTCGCCAAAAATAACGGGCGGTATAGTATGGCCTTCCAGCCTTTCGTAGACTTTATGGAACGTCAACAGTTGCGTACCGGCTTCTGTTTTCTCGATCAGGTACTCTTTACCGATTGGGATATAGACAAACTGGCCAGTTTTTAACGGCTGCTCGTCTCCGCTTACCGTTGCTGTGCACTGACCGCTTATGACGTAGAAAAACAGTTGCGCGGCTTTTGTGGTACCCCTAAGCCTGCTATTTTTAGTTGTCGTGATGAGCGTCTGACACAGGTTTGCACCCATTTGCTCGTTGATGATCACGTTGACAGTACAGTTATCCCAGTCGGGTACACGACTATTAATGTAGCCGTCGGGGCTAATGATGGCATGATTGCGTTTGACAACCGATCGGGTAAGTGCTGATATTTCCATAGGTTTATATTAGGTTTTGTCAGGCTGACAAAAATCACATAATCAGTTGTTTTTCGATAAGGAGGTTCATAAAGGTATCGGCCACCTGAAGGGTAGCGGCCATATCGGCCAATTCTGTGTTTTCCAGTGGATTGTGGCTAATGCCTTTGAAGCACCGCACAAACAGCATGGAAACCGGCGAAACCTGCGAGATCGGTACACCATCGTGTCCGGCACCACTTACCAGCCGTATCACTTCATAACCACAATCGCTTATAGCCTCTGCCAATAAGTCACTGATGACCGGGTCGCAGGCTACCGATGCAGTTTCCTGAATTAGTTTCCAATTGGTACCAATTGCCCGTTTCCGGCCGATTTCGGCACATGTATCGTGCAAGGTTTGGCAAGCCACTGCCAGAGTAGATGCCTTATTACTTCGTACATCCAGACTACAGCTTACTTCGCCGGGAATGACATTGCTGGCCGAATTGACTACGTTCAGTTTGCCTACTGTAGCCACCAGATCTGGCTCACTAACAGCCAATTGCTCGACTACCAGAATGAATTCAGCAGCAGCGCAAAGTGCATCCTGACGCATCGTCATCGGTACGGTTCCGGCATGGCCGGCCATACCACTAAAGGTAATTTCTATGCGTTTTTGCCCCACAATATCAGTTACTACGGCAACCGGAACGTTACGTTCATAGAGTACGGGGCCCTGCTCAATATGAATTTCAAAATAACCCAGCCAATTAGCAACTGCAATCGAATCGGAGAGTAGCTGAGCCGAATTCCCACCAATTGTCTGGATAGCTTCCTTTAGTGTTATACCCGATTCATCTTTTTTGTTGAGAAGGGCTTCGTCAAATGAACCGGCAACGACTTTACTGCCAAGGTAAGTTGTGTGAAAGCGAACGCCTTCTTCGTCGCTAAACGCGATCAGTTCGAGGTGAAAAGGCAGTGGTTTACCCGTCAGAATGAGCTGTTCGATGAGGTCTATGCCCATGATAACACCCATCGGCCCGTCGAATTTACCGGCGTTCACGACCGTATCCATGTGCGAGGCAATGACAAACGTTCTGGCATTCGCCTGAGGACTGATCAATCGGCCTCTCACATTGCCAATGGAATCAACGCGCGTTTCCAGGCCAATGTCCTGCATCCAGTTTTGAATGATGCGGCTTCCCTGCTGAAACGCCGTAGTGCCAAAGGTGCGGGTGATGCACGCTGGGTCTTCACTGATCGAAGCCAGTTCGTTGATTTTATTCAGTACGTTTTCGGCCCGTTGTAAATAATCGGTCATTTCATGAAGGGCGTAATAAGTTTTCCGGCATTCAACTGGCTGATCGTTCCGTTCTCAAAAACCTTCAGGCCACCGAGATAGGTTTGTTCGACCACACCATACAATTCCTGATGCAGATAAGGGGTCATTTTATGCTTGTGTTGCAGGAGTTCTTCCGAAACCGTGAACGAATTTAGGGGGTCCCATACGATTAAATCGGCATCGTACCCAATTGCAATTTGCCCTTTTTGATGCGATAATCCTGTTAACTGGGCTGGTTTTTCACTTAGCCAGCGGGCTATATCGGTTATCGAGAAGCCGCGTTGCCGGGCGGCTGTCCATAGAACGGGCAAGGCTAACTGAAGGGATGCGATGCCGCCCCAGGCTTTCATAAAATCACCACGTTGGAGTAGTTTTAAGTCGGGCGGGGCAGGGGAGTGGTCAGTAGCCACAAAGTCAATAGTGCCGTCGCGCAAGGCCACCCATAACTGGTCGTTGTTTTCCTTTTCACGAATGGGTGGTGCGCACTTGAACTGCGTTTGGCCATCCTGAATGGTTTCAGCATTGAAAAACAGATAATGCTGTGCCGTTTCGACCGTTAGTGGCAACCCGTTTTGTTTGGCTTTGGCAATGGGTTCGATGGAACTGGCCGAGGATAGGTGCACAATATGGGTTCGGCAGTTGTATTCTTCGCACAGCCGGATCAGTAAGGAAATGGCTTTATCTTCCCATTCGGCTGGCCGTGATGACAGGTAATTCTGGTAGGATCGAACATCGCCGGTCGCCAGTATTTCGTCGGTAGATAATTCGCAATGGACAAGCAATGGTAACCCATGCTTGGCAATAATGGGCATCGCTTTCCGCAAATCCGCTTCATTAACGTTCGGGAAATCGTCGATGCCGGAATGAGTCAGAAAGGCTTTAAATCCTAATACACCTTTGGCGATCAGTTTCTCGATTTCGCCGGTATTCCCCGGTACGAGACCTCCCCAGAAACCGCAGTTTGTGTGAAGCTGGCCTGCGGTGGCTGCCAGTTTTTGGTCGAAAGCCGCTGCCGATGTCGTAACCGGTGATGAGTTGAGGGGCATGTCGACCAGTGTTGTCAATCCGCCGGAAATAGCTGCCCGCGTAGCCGTATCGAAACCCTCCCAATCGGTCCGGCCAGGTTCGTTGATATGTACGTGGGGATCAATGACTCCGGGCATCAGCACCTTGTCGTAAATATCAATGACTTCGACATCGATAGTTGGCGGTAGATCCTTTAAAACATCAGAAATTAATCCGTTTTTTAGTACAACTACCGCCTTCTGGAGTCCTGCAGGCGTAAGAATATTATTCCCTTTGATTGCGAAATCAACCATAATACGAACGATTGTCTGGAGTCAATCTTTAGCGTGGCGATAGCTTATTGCTGATTAGACTCAACTGGTAGCCTTGAAGAGTTGAGGATGTAGACTAAAAATAGAAAATTAATTTCTATAATAGGGGTTAATACTACCTAAAACAGCCGAAACAACCATGAAGCTTAAACTGAAAAAAAATGCGTACGGTAAGAACGCTGTGAATCTGTCAAAAATAATTCGGCATCCTACCTATCATGAATTCAGGCAGATCTCCGTCAATGTGTCTTTGCAGGGGGATTTTGAAACTGCGCACACACTAGGCGATAACTCGAAAATACTGCCCACCGACACGCAGAAGAACACCGTCTATGCGTTAGCTCAAGCGCATTTCGTGGATTCTATTGAAAATTTCGGGTTGTATTTAGCGAATTATTTTATCACCAATAACCCACAGGTAACCCAGGCGACAGTCGATATCGTCGAGCATCCCTATCGCCGAATGACTTTCGACGGCGAGCCACATCACCATGCCTACATCGGAGGTGGTTCTGAGAACCATACAACAACCATCATACAGACCGGGAATCATATTGCCATTACGTCTGGTATCAAAGACCTACTGATTCTGAAAACGACAGATTCGGGCTTCGAAGGCTATATCAAAGACCAATTCACAACGCTAAAAGAAACGGCCGATCGCATATTGGCGACCCAATGCGAGGCTACCTGGACCTATACAACACAGGAGCTTGATTTTACCGTGGCATTTGCTAAAATTAGAGAAACACTCCTGAAAACGTTTGCCCATCATAAAAGTCTGTCGGTCCAGCAAACCTTACTGGCAATGGGTTCGGCCGTTCTGGAAGAGAATGAGGCTGTGAGCGAGATTAGTCTGATCATGCCCAACAAGCACCATATACCGTTCAATCTGGAGCAATTTGGTCTGGACAACAAAAATGAGATTTTTATCGCCACCGACGAACCGTATGGCTACATTACCGGGACAGTGACGAGGGAGCAGGACAGTGAAGACTAGCATTTGGAGCTATTCGTCGTTGCGAACGTATTACCATTCCAGAAACACCATGCCTGCGCCACAGGTAGTAATGGTTAGCCCGGCCAGCGCGTGCATATAACGCTCCAACTGCTCTGTTTTCAGGAGGGAAATGCCATAATATCCAAGCAGAACCAAACCGATCATAGTAGCCAGGGTAAAGATAGTGTAGGTACTGATTAAGAGTAGCATACCGTTCCAGGACTGTCGGGCTGCCGGAAAATAAAGCAGCGGAATCATCGGTTCGCAGGGACCCAGTACAAAAATCAGGAACATAACCCAGGGCGTGACTTTGTAACGATTTTGTGGAGATACTGCCTGATCGTGCTTATGCTCGAAAACATACAGTTCACCGTTGTCCTGTAGGTCAAAATGTTTGTGAGGCCGGTTCTGGTACGCTCGAATAAGGCCCCAGATGCTGTAAATCAACCCAAAACCGAATAACGCCCAACCGGCTATTCCACCCCGGACCGATTCAAACCAGCTGATTTTAGCAACCGACCAGCCGAGGGCAGCTCCGCCCAAACCCAACAGCACTGAACTCCACACGTGTCCGCAGCCGCAAACGATGGTCCAGCCGATGGTTCGCGGGAGTGACCAGCTTCGCGCTTTGGCTAATGCAAGAAACGGCAGGTAATGGTCGGGGCCGGTAGCCGTGTGCAAAAAAGCCACCGTGATGGAGGTTAGGATCAGCAACTGGGTTTCATGGCTCATAGGCTACGGACTTGGATTGACGAAGCGTAGGTTGAGG comes from Spirosoma aureum and encodes:
- a CDS encoding CHRD domain-containing protein; this translates as MNKKSAILSVAALLALGTTFMSCKDEENPTTTVPTPTTTRLVATLNGAGEKPTSTTSTATGNFVGDLNTTTRVLSYTLTYTGPFSSTLTGGHLHRINKADGTGPVEIPFSSLTSPISGTTTLTTATRVDSLLNGFYYANLHTTLYPAGEIRGDIKKQ
- the allB gene encoding allantoinase AllB, which translates into the protein MVDFAIKGNNILTPAGLQKAVVVLKNGLISDVLKDLPPTIDVEVIDIYDKVLMPGVIDPHVHINEPGRTDWEGFDTATRAAISGGLTTLVDMPLNSSPVTTSAAAFDQKLAATAGQLHTNCGFWGGLVPGNTGEIEKLIAKGVLGFKAFLTHSGIDDFPNVNEADLRKAMPIIAKHGLPLLVHCELSTDEILATGDVRSYQNYLSSRPAEWEDKAISLLIRLCEEYNCRTHIVHLSSASSIEPIAKAKQNGLPLTVETAQHYLFFNAETIQDGQTQFKCAPPIREKENNDQLWVALRDGTIDFVATDHSPAPPDLKLLQRGDFMKAWGGIASLQLALPVLWTAARQRGFSITDIARWLSEKPAQLTGLSHQKGQIAIGYDADLIVWDPLNSFTVSEELLQHKHKMTPYLHQELYGVVEQTYLGGLKVFENGTISQLNAGKLITPFMK
- the uraD gene encoding 2-oxo-4-hydroxy-4-carboxy-5-ureidoimidazoline decarboxylase produces the protein MSLPELNQLPVNQLKEALVTCCGSMVWVNEMARIFPVESKDSLFEQAEISWFSLNESDWREAFDHHPKIGDINSLREKFANTSAWASGEQSGVSTASQQVLEDLSEGNRLYEAKFGYIFIVCATGKSADEMLEILNSRLPNSPEDEILIAMQEQNKITKIRLEKLLVS
- a CDS encoding CHRD domain-containing protein, which codes for MTKNSTFLLVAVFMALSAFLMNCNDHQGFPPDAKIRLVSTLSGAGEKPIPVASAGTGSFVGVIDRATRVLSYTVTYSGLSPVAGHLHRINSANGTGPVEIPFASLTSPIIGTTTLTTATRVDSLINGFYYANLHTPAFPAGEIRGNVRVDGPIKLTAALSGAAEKPIPVASAATGAFVGVVDPSTRVLSYTVTYSGLSPVAGHLHRVNAANGTGPVEIPFLSLTSPIIGTTTLTTATRVDSLLNGFYYANLHTAVFPAGEIRGDIK
- a CDS encoding DUF6986 family protein, encoding MKLSIQESDKNRLLDSLKPANLAFQATYPGDKPDRQPVHTVYGGANLFKSDTCIRMGEIALKNLQTYSPNFVVLANVLQLDGYDRLPHLRKDIADLTDRLDSLSEAERRQESAWLAYSVYNKIVQKLQTEAVEDFRIDFEDGFGNRPDDEEDATAVQAALEVAEGMKNKTLSPFIGIRIKPFTEDLKFRGVRTLDIFLSTLLEKTGGVLPDNFVVMLPKVTIPEQVITMVRLFEILEKENNLAPNTLKMETMVEATQIVMDDEGRNPLMRIIKASEGRCIAAHFGTYDYTASCGITAKYQTMDHPVCDFAHHVTKVALGGTGIFLSDGATNVMPIGPHRGDDLTFEQLAENRTAVHNAWKIGYNHTMHSLINGFYQGWDLNPAQLPMRYAATYNFFLSSYEDAVFRLKTFVERAAISTLTKDIFDDAATGQGLLNFFLKAMNCGAISEEEALVTGLTIDEIRSRSFYRILEGRRNNNG
- a CDS encoding allantoate amidohydrolase, with the translated sequence MTDYLQRAENVLNKINELASISEDPACITRTFGTTAFQQGSRIIQNWMQDIGLETRVDSIGNVRGRLISPQANARTFVIASHMDTVVNAGKFDGPMGVIMGIDLIEQLILTGKPLPFHLELIAFSDEEGVRFHTTYLGSKVVAGSFDEALLNKKDESGITLKEAIQTIGGNSAQLLSDSIAVANWLGYFEIHIEQGPVLYERNVPVAVVTDIVGQKRIEITFSGMAGHAGTVPMTMRQDALCAAAEFILVVEQLAVSEPDLVATVGKLNVVNSASNVIPGEVSCSLDVRSNKASTLAVACQTLHDTCAEIGRKRAIGTNWKLIQETASVACDPVISDLLAEAISDCGYEVIRLVSGAGHDGVPISQVSPVSMLFVRCFKGISHNPLENTELADMAATLQVADTFMNLLIEKQLIM
- the allE gene encoding (S)-ureidoglycine aminohydrolase; this encodes MEISALTRSVVKRNHAIISPDGYINSRVPDWDNCTVNVIINEQMGANLCQTLITTTKNSRLRGTTKAAQLFFYVISGQCTATVSGDEQPLKTGQFVYIPIGKEYLIEKTEAGTQLLTFHKVYERLEGHTIPPVIFGDAATVAAPAYLGDPALRLQVLLPDELSFDMAVNIFTYDSGGHLPLVETHIMEHGLIYLQGQGVYMLDQNWYPIKKGDSIWMAPYCQQWFTAMGKEPAVYIYYKNVNRFPTTV
- a CDS encoding aconitate hydratase, giving the protein MAFDLDMIQRVYANLGERVEAARQAVGKPLTLSEKVLYSHLFAGTPTQAFERGKAYVDFAPDRVAMQDATAQMALLQFMQAGRPQVAVPSTVHCDHLIQAEVGAVQDLDIAKSKNKEVYDFLSSISNKYGIGFWKPGAGIIHQVVIENYAFPGGMMIGTDSHTPNAGGLGMIAIGVGGADACDVMAGLAWELKMPKLIGVKLTGKLSGWASAKDVILRVAGILTVKGGTGCIVEYFGEGAESLSATGKGTICNMGAEIGATTSIFAYDEKMADYLRATNRADIAEAADAVKANLRSDEEVYADPASYFDQLIEIDLNTLEPHINGPFTPDLAWPLSNFAKAVKENNWPAKLEVGLIGSCTNSSYEDMTRSASVAAQATAKHLKTKAEFTVTPGSELVRFTAERDGLLTTFEEIGGVVLANACGPCIGQWARHMDDPTRKNSIITSFNRNFAKRNDGNASTHAFVASPEIVTALAIAGDLTFNPMTDTLTNEDGEQVKLDEPQGIEQPIKGYAVDDAGYQAPAEDGSGVSVIVSPTSDRLQLLAPFSAWEGTDLTGLKLLIKAKGKCTTDHISMAGPWLKYRGHLDNISNNMLIGAVNFYNEKTNSVKNQLTGEYGEVPAVQRAYKAAGIGSIVVGDENYGEGSSREHAAMEPRFLGVRAILVRSFARIHETNLKKQGMLALTFANPADYDKIQEDDTIDIEGLTEFAPGRPLEIVLHHADGTTDEFMVNHTYNEGQIEWFKAGAALNIIRMKQSA
- the uraH gene encoding hydroxyisourate hydrolase, encoding MSQLTTHILDTTQGKPAVAVSVVLYQQQREWTEIARGITNSDGRISDLLPNETVLPTGTYKLRFETGAYFDMLDTPTFYPYVEIAFQLITGEHYHVPLLLNPFGYSTYRGS
- the pucL gene encoding factor-independent urate hydroxylase translates to MKLKLKKNAYGKNAVNLSKIIRHPTYHEFRQISVNVSLQGDFETAHTLGDNSKILPTDTQKNTVYALAQAHFVDSIENFGLYLANYFITNNPQVTQATVDIVEHPYRRMTFDGEPHHHAYIGGGSENHTTTIIQTGNHIAITSGIKDLLILKTTDSGFEGYIKDQFTTLKETADRILATQCEATWTYTTQELDFTVAFAKIRETLLKTFAHHKSLSVQQTLLAMGSAVLEENEAVSEISLIMPNKHHIPFNLEQFGLDNKNEIFIATDEPYGYITGTVTREQDSED